From Mycolicibacterium nivoides, a single genomic window includes:
- the pspA gene encoding phage shock protein PspA, which produces MANPFVKAWKYLMALFSSKVDEYADPKVQIQQAIEDAQRQHQALTQQAAQVIGNQRQLEMRLSRQLADIEKLQVNVRQALTLADQATAAGDAAKATEYTNAAEAFAAQLVTSEQSVEDLKALHDQALQAAGQAKKAVEQNAMMLQQKIAERTKLLSQLEQAKMQEQVSSSLRSMSEVAAPGNTPSLDEVRQKIERRYANAMGEAELAQNSVQGRMMEVQQASVQMAGHSRLEQIRASMRGDALPSGDAAPATPASPATNQTTATPENPLGQ; this is translated from the coding sequence ATGGCCAATCCGTTCGTCAAGGCGTGGAAGTACCTGATGGCGCTGTTCAGCTCCAAGGTCGACGAATACGCCGATCCGAAGGTGCAGATCCAGCAGGCCATCGAGGACGCGCAGCGTCAGCACCAGGCACTCACGCAGCAGGCCGCCCAGGTCATCGGTAACCAGCGCCAGCTGGAGATGCGGCTGAGCCGCCAGCTCGCCGACATCGAGAAGCTGCAGGTCAACGTCCGCCAGGCGTTGACGCTGGCCGATCAGGCCACCGCTGCCGGCGATGCGGCCAAGGCCACGGAGTACACCAACGCCGCCGAGGCGTTCGCGGCGCAACTGGTGACCTCCGAGCAGAGCGTCGAGGACCTCAAGGCTCTGCACGATCAGGCCCTGCAGGCCGCCGGGCAGGCCAAGAAGGCCGTCGAGCAGAACGCGATGATGCTGCAGCAGAAGATCGCCGAGCGCACCAAGCTGCTGTCGCAGCTGGAGCAGGCCAAGATGCAGGAGCAGGTGAGCTCCTCGCTCCGGTCGATGAGCGAGGTCGCCGCGCCGGGTAACACCCCGAGTCTCGATGAAGTGCGCCAGAAGATCGAACGCCGTTACGCCAACGCCATGGGCGAGGCCGAGCTCGCGCAGAACTCTGTGCAGGGCCGCATGATGGAGGTGCAGCAGGCCAGCGTCCAGATGGCCGGCCACTCCCGGCTCGAGCAGATCCGCGCCTCGATGCGCGGCGACGCCCTGCCCAGCGGTGACGCCGCTCCGGCGACGCCGGCCTCCCCGGCGACCAACCAAACTACTGCCACCCCCGAAAACCCGCTCGGCCAATAG